The genomic region CTCGCCTGGGTGAGCTTCGCGGGCATGCTCAATTACGCTGTGTGGCAGATGAACCGGCCGCGGAACAGGATCGCATGATCGCGGCTGCGGGCGCGTTCAAGCCGGAGCATCGGCCGGTTTGCGCAAGACGAACAGGGAGCTGAGGATGGCGAGGTCCTCCGGAGCGTAGGCCGCAAAGCGCGGTGCAAGGGGAAGCGCGCGGAGGTCCTCGAGGCAGCGGGGATCGGGGTCGCCCGACTCGTGCACCACCTCGAACCCCGCTGCGAGGAACATCGCGCGATAGTCGCTGTGCCGCAGGCGGTTCTGGAACGCCTGCGGGTTGAGCTGGGCGAGGCGCCAGATGAGGCTCTCGTCGCGGTAGCGCAGGAAATCGAGGCGGCTCAGCGAGCGGTCCGTGTGCTGCCAATGATCGGAATTGTCGATCAGGTGACACATCGCCCCGCCCGGCCTGAGGATCCTGTGAAAGGCCCTCAGGAAGAACGCGAGACTGTGCTCCGGCACATGTTCGAATGTCGCGCGCGAGATGACGAGGTCGACCGAGGCGTCCGGATGACGGTCAGCATGCCAGGGCACCAGATACTCCGGCGCAAAGGTGTCGAGCCGTGCGCGAACCTTCTCCTGCGACAGCCCGAGGCTCGATGCCACGTCGTCGATGCGAGCAAGGATGCGCCCTTTTGCGATGTCGATCGTGTGCTCGTCCATCAAGCGGTCGATATCGGTGAGGATGACCTTGCGGGCGCCCGCAGCGTGGAACAGCATCGGAATGATGGGGTGCCAGCTGGTGCCGAACTCGAGCACCACCTTCCCGTGCACGTCGATCCCAGCCTCGTTCAGCGCCGCGAGCTGGGACAGGCCGTTGCTCAGGGCGAAGGCATGGTTCGCCTCCGTGTCATTGTCCGGCTTAAGCCGTCGCTTCACTGCGCGAAGCCATGGCTTGAAGGGAATGACTGCGCGAACCAACCATCGGGGCGAGGTGCCGGAGCCTCATCTGGCCGCTCCCTCCACGAGCGCGACGATACGACGGGCATTGCCGCTCCAGGTAAGGTCGCGGGCAAGGATTTCCGCCCGAGCAGCGGCGCCGAGGCGGGCGCGGAGCGCGGCATCCTCGATCAGCCGGGCGATCGCCCGCCACATCGTCTGCGGATCGGCCGGGTCGAACAGAAGCGCGGTTTCACCGTCGCGCAGAACCTCGCGGATGTTCGGCTGATCCGGCGCGACGATCGCGCGTCCCGCGGCCATATACTCGAACACCTTGAGCGGCGAGGCATAAGCGACGGAAGCGGGCTGAAGCGCGATGTCGAAGCCGGCGACGTGCTGGGGGATCGCCTCGCGCGGCGCAAGCCCCGTGAACACGACGCGGTCGGCGATGCCGAGCCGTGCCGCGAGCGCCTCGAGCCCGGGGCGCGCGGGCCCCTCCCCGACCACCTTGAGCAGGATCCGTGCCGGGCCAGGATACGCCGCGATCGCCTCGATCACACGATCAAGCCCGTGCCAGTCACGTACGAAGCCGACGAAGCCGAGCACGAGTTCGGGAGCGCCGGCCGGAGCCTGGCGCGCGGCAAGCGCTTCCGTGAAGGCCTCGAGATCGATGCCGTTGGGGATCACTCGGATCCGGTCCGGCTCAACCCCGGCCGAACGCAGATAGCCGGCCAGAACCTCGGTCACCGGCAGCGCCCAGGTCGCGCTGCGCCAGACGAAGCGCTCGGCCCAGCGGGCGAGCGGCTTCAGCGCAAGGCCGCCGAAGCGCGAGCGTTCCTCGACGAGCGGAGCGTTGACCTCGAGCAGGAGCGGCAGACCGCGTCGCCGCGCCACCAGGGCGCCGGCAAGGTGAAACAGGTTGTAGCGCTCATAGATCACGTCCGGCCGGAAGCCCGCCGCAGCCCTGTCGAGCCGCAGCGTGGCCGGAACGGCATAGGCAAGTTCGAGGAGTTCGGTGACGAACCCGGGCAGGCTTCGGCGCAGCCACGACACCCAGCCGCTCCTGCCGAACTCCGCCTTGGCATAGGCCGACGGCCCGACCAGCAGCACCTCATGCCCCTGCGCCCGGAAGGCCGAGACGAGGCTGTCGAGATGCACGGCCTGGCCGTCGCGCGACTGGATCCGGTGGCTGTAGAGGATCCTCATCGGGCAGGGCCCCGGGCCGGAGCGACGCATCGCACTGTCATCCGCACCCCCTGGCACGTGATCGAGCGGAGGCCGTCACCCTGCGCCTCGACCTGTTCGCAGGCGGTTAATCGCTGCCCGGGCCAACGCCGCCTCGCGGCCTGCGGCGCCCTGGCAGACCGCTACAGAAGCGCGAGGTCGTCACGATGGATCATCTCCTCGCGTCCGGCGAAGCCGAGGATGCGCTCGATCTCTCGGCTGTGCCGGCCGGCGATGCGGCGCGCATCCTCGGCCGCGTAGTTGGCAAGCCCGCGCGCCACCGCCACACCATCGGCCACCACCTCGACACAGTCGCCACGCGCGAACTCTCCCTCCACCCCGCACACGCCGGCAGGCAGGAGCGACCGGCCGCAGCGCAGCGCCCTCGCCGCCCCGGCGTCGATCAGGAGCCGCCCAGCCGGCTTGAGCGCGCCGGCGATCCAGCTCTTCCAGGCGCTGCGCGGCGCGGCGGTGGCGGCGAACAGCGTCCGGCGCGACCTCCCCTCCATCACCGCAGCGAGCGCATGCAGCGCCCCGCCATGGGCGATCACCATACGGCAGCCCGCTCCGGTGGCGATCTTCGCCGCCGCAAGCTTCGTCACCATCCCGCCCGAACTCATGCCCGGGACCGCATCTCCCGCCATCGCCTCGATCTCTGGCGTTATGGCGTCAACCTCGGCGATGTGCCGTGCCGATATGTCGCGCCGGGGGTCGGCCGTGTACAGCCCGTCGATGTCGGAGAGAAGGACGAGCAGGTCGGCCGCCACCATCTCCGCAACCCGGGCGGCGAGACGGTCATTGTCGCCGAAGCGTATCTCCGAGGTCGCGACCGTGTCGTTCTCGTTGATCACCGGCACCGCGCCGAGAGCGAGCAGGGTCTCGAGCGTGGCGCGGGCGTTGAGGTAGCGCCGGCGCTCCTCGCTGTCGTCGAGGGTGAGCAGGATCTGGGCGGCCGGCAGACCGTGGGCGCCGAGCGCCTCCTCCCAGGCGCGGGCGAGCGAGAGCTGCCCGGCCGCGGCGGCGGCTTGCTTCTCCTCAAGCCGCATCCGGGGCTTGGGCGGAAGCGAGGGAAGCCGCACCCGGCCGAGCGCGATCGCCCCCGACGAGACGGCGATCACCTCCGTGCCGGAGCGCCTGAGCGCGGCGATGTCCTCGGCGAGGGCGGCGAGCCAGTCGGTTCGCGGGCGCCCCGCCGCCTCGTCGACCAAAAGGGCAGAGCCGACCTTGACGACGAGACGCTTCGCCAAAAGCGCCGTCATGCCGCCTCCGCCCCGCGCGATGCGGCGATGGCGGACCACAGGGCGCGAAGCACCTCCGCCTTGCCCTGGCCCGTGGCCGCGGAGAGGACGAGCACGTGCTTGCCGGCGGCGCGGGCGAGAGCGGCGCGTCGTGCCGCAAGAGCGCGCGGCTCGATCGCATCCGCCTTGTTCAGCGCCACGACCTCGGGCTTGCCGGCAAGGCCGGCACCATAGGCCTCGAGCTCGGCGCGGACGGTGCGATAGGCCTCCGTCACAGCCGAGCGCGTGCCATCGACGAGATGAAGCAGCACCGCACAACGCTCGATATGGCCGAGGAACCGGTCACCGAGCCCCGCGCCCTCGTGCGCCCCCTCGATCAGACCGGGGATGTCGGCGAGCACGAACTCGGCATCGTCCCCGAGCCGGACGACGCCAAGCTGCGGGGTGAGCGTGGTGAAGGGATAGTCCGCGATCTTCGGCTTGGCGGCGGAGACGGCGGCGAGGAAGGTCGATTTCCCGGCGTTGGGCAGGCCGACGATCCCGGCATCGGCGATCAGCTTGAGGCGGAGCCAGACCCAGCGCTCCTCCCCCGGCGCGCCCGGGTCGGCCCGGCGCGGGGCGCGGTTGGTGGAGCTCTTGTAGTGGGCGTTGCCGAAGCCGCCGCGCCCGCCTCGGCAGAGGGTGACGCGCTGGCCTGGCTCGACAAGGTCGGCGATCACAGTGGTCTTGTCCTCGGCGAGGATCTCGGTGCCGATGGGAACCTTCAGCACGAGATCCCGCCCATCCGCTCCGGTCATGTCCCGGCCAGCGCCGTCGCCACCGCGCTCTGCCTTGAAGTGCTGGGCGTAGCGGTAGTCGATCAGCGTGTTGAGGTTCGGCACGGCTTCGACGATGACATCCCCGCCCTTGCCGCCATCCCCGCCCCAGGGGCCGCCGAACTCGACGAACTTCTCGCGCCGGAAGGCGACGCAGCCATTTC from Elioraea tepida harbors:
- the proB gene encoding glutamate 5-kinase codes for the protein MTALLAKRLVVKVGSALLVDEAAGRPRTDWLAALAEDIAALRRSGTEVIAVSSGAIALGRVRLPSLPPKPRMRLEEKQAAAAAGQLSLARAWEEALGAHGLPAAQILLTLDDSEERRRYLNARATLETLLALGAVPVINENDTVATSEIRFGDNDRLAARVAEMVAADLLVLLSDIDGLYTADPRRDISARHIAEVDAITPEIEAMAGDAVPGMSSGGMVTKLAAAKIATGAGCRMVIAHGGALHALAAVMEGRSRRTLFAATAAPRSAWKSWIAGALKPAGRLLIDAGAARALRCGRSLLPAGVCGVEGEFARGDCVEVVADGVAVARGLANYAAEDARRIAGRHSREIERILGFAGREEMIHRDDLALL
- a CDS encoding glycosyltransferase family 4 protein, which encodes MRILYSHRIQSRDGQAVHLDSLVSAFRAQGHEVLLVGPSAYAKAEFGRSGWVSWLRRSLPGFVTELLELAYAVPATLRLDRAAAGFRPDVIYERYNLFHLAGALVARRRGLPLLLEVNAPLVEERSRFGGLALKPLARWAERFVWRSATWALPVTEVLAGYLRSAGVEPDRIRVIPNGIDLEAFTEALAARQAPAGAPELVLGFVGFVRDWHGLDRVIEAIAAYPGPARILLKVVGEGPARPGLEALAARLGIADRVVFTGLAPREAIPQHVAGFDIALQPASVAYASPLKVFEYMAAGRAIVAPDQPNIREVLRDGETALLFDPADPQTMWRAIARLIEDAALRARLGAAARAEILARDLTWSGNARRIVALVEGAAR
- a CDS encoding class I SAM-dependent methyltransferase, which codes for MKRRLKPDNDTEANHAFALSNGLSQLAALNEAGIDVHGKVVLEFGTSWHPIIPMLFHAAGARKVILTDIDRLMDEHTIDIAKGRILARIDDVASSLGLSQEKVRARLDTFAPEYLVPWHADRHPDASVDLVISRATFEHVPEHSLAFFLRAFHRILRPGGAMCHLIDNSDHWQHTDRSLSRLDFLRYRDESLIWRLAQLNPQAFQNRLRHSDYRAMFLAAGFEVVHESGDPDPRCLEDLRALPLAPRFAAYAPEDLAILSSLFVLRKPADAPA
- the obgE gene encoding GTPase ObgE, with translation MKFLDQAKIWVKAGDGGNGCVAFRREKFVEFGGPWGGDGGKGGDVIVEAVPNLNTLIDYRYAQHFKAERGGDGAGRDMTGADGRDLVLKVPIGTEILAEDKTTVIADLVEPGQRVTLCRGGRGGFGNAHYKSSTNRAPRRADPGAPGEERWVWLRLKLIADAGIVGLPNAGKSTFLAAVSAAKPKIADYPFTTLTPQLGVVRLGDDAEFVLADIPGLIEGAHEGAGLGDRFLGHIERCAVLLHLVDGTRSAVTEAYRTVRAELEAYGAGLAGKPEVVALNKADAIEPRALAARRAALARAAGKHVLVLSAATGQGKAEVLRALWSAIAASRGAEAA